A genomic region of Saccopteryx bilineata isolate mSacBil1 chromosome 1, mSacBil1_pri_phased_curated, whole genome shotgun sequence contains the following coding sequences:
- the GJB7 gene encoding gap junction beta-7 protein, with the protein MSWMFLRDLSGVNKYSTGIGRIWLAVVFIFRLLVYMVAAEHVWKDEQKEFECNIRQPGCENVCFDYFFPISQVRLWALQLIMVSTPSLLVVLHVAYREGREKRYRKKLYVSLGTMDGGLWYTYLISLIVKIGFEIGFLVLFYKLYDGFSVSYLIKCDLKPCPNTVDCFMSKPTEKTIFILFMVTTSCLCIVLNFTELSLLVFKCLIKCYFQNHSSLQCVSSPTSDILNVAR; encoded by the coding sequence ATGAGTTGGATGTTCCTCAGAGACCTAAGTGGAGTAAATAAATACTCAACTGGGATTGGGCGAATTTGGCTGGCTGTTGTGTTCATCTTCCGTTTGCTGGTCTACATGGTGGCAGCAGAGCATGTGTGGAAAGATGAGCAGAAAGAGTTTGAGTGCAACATTAGACAGCCTGGTTGTGAAAATGTGTGTTTTGACTACTTCTTCCCCATCTCCCAGGTCAGGCTTTGGGCCTTACAACTGATCATGGTGTCCACGCCTTCACTTCTGGTGGTTCTACATGTAGCTTATCGTGAGGGTAGAGAGAAAAGGTACAGAAAGAAACTATATGTTAGCCTAGGTACGATGGATGGGGGCCTGTGGTATACTTACCTTATCAGCCTCATTGTTAAAATTGGTTTTGAAATTGGCTTCCTGGTTTTATTTTACAAACTGTATGATGGTTTTAGTGTTTCTTACCTTATTAAGTGTGATTTGAAGCCTTGTCCTAACACTGTGGACTGCTTCATGTCCAAACCCACTGAAAAAACTATCTTCATCCTCTTCATGGTGACTACTTCATGCCTGTGCATTGTGTTGAATTTCACTGAATTGAGCCTTTTGGTTTTCAAGTGTCTTATTAAGTGCTATTTCCAAAACCA